A section of the Nitrospira sp. genome encodes:
- a CDS encoding PRC-barrel domain-containing protein: protein MALHTGRRLLAASTIEGTPVQNQAGEDLGEINELMIDLEKGRIAYAVLSFGGFLGLGDKLFALPWEALTMSAGGDFFILNVARERLEQAEGFDKDRWPDMADTAWGERLHTYYGYKPYW, encoded by the coding sequence ATGGCGTTACATACAGGGCGACGACTGCTGGCGGCTTCTACGATCGAGGGCACGCCGGTGCAGAATCAGGCGGGGGAAGATCTTGGAGAGATCAATGAGCTGATGATCGATCTCGAAAAGGGACGCATTGCCTATGCGGTCCTGTCGTTCGGCGGCTTTCTTGGCTTGGGCGACAAACTATTCGCGCTCCCCTGGGAGGCACTGACGATGTCCGCAGGGGGAGATTTCTTCATTCTTAACGTGGCCAGGGAACGGCTGGAGCAGGCCGAAGGGTTTGATAAGGATCGTTGGCCGGATATGGCGGATACCGCCTGGGGTGAGCGCCTCCACACCTATTATGGCTACAAGCCGTACTGGTGA
- a CDS encoding PRC-barrel domain-containing protein: protein MMRQIAIYAGTIALLLATSSPGFTQGSREGGASDSTMGKGAGTSTPTETLQPDKKTDLTGGKQGIPEEYADTPVRQGKLEEEKGSKYANASVYNTQGAEIGKIHQVLKDTKTGDIEYVVFVPNESKRPIPIRWSQFVTKGDKLQLNLKKEDIQNPVSMNSSKDQSPDIKHYMDKMEQVREAPSAPGNPGIPGQKGPGATGPMGEESVGGGGPSGTSGLPPGQAPGFEGGHPSSKR from the coding sequence ATGATGCGACAAATAGCCATCTACGCCGGAACGATTGCTCTCTTACTCGCCACGAGTTCGCCGGGGTTCACGCAAGGATCCAGGGAAGGCGGGGCGTCCGATTCCACCATGGGGAAAGGAGCGGGAACATCCACTCCGACTGAGACGCTCCAGCCTGATAAGAAAACCGACTTGACCGGCGGAAAACAGGGCATCCCTGAAGAATATGCGGATACACCGGTTCGACAGGGAAAACTCGAAGAGGAGAAAGGGAGCAAATACGCCAATGCTTCTGTGTACAATACACAGGGCGCCGAGATCGGCAAGATTCATCAAGTCTTGAAAGATACGAAGACGGGTGACATCGAATACGTCGTGTTTGTGCCCAACGAATCGAAGCGGCCGATTCCCATTCGCTGGAGTCAGTTTGTGACGAAGGGTGACAAGCTTCAGTTGAATCTCAAAAAAGAAGACATTCAAAACCCGGTGTCGATGAACAGCAGCAAGGATCAGTCACCGGATATCAAGCACTATATGGATAAGATGGAACAGGTTCGCGAAGCGCCCTCCGCTCCCGGTAATCCCGGCATTCCAGGGCAGAAGGGGCCGGGCGCAACCGGGCCGATGGGTGAAGAAAGCGTGGGTGGCGGTGGTCCGAGCGGAACCAGCGGCTTGCCTCCCGGACAGGCCCCTGGATTCGAAGGCGGCCATCCGAGCAGCAAACGCTAG
- a CDS encoding methyltransferase domain-containing protein has protein sequence MSARGTLVSILAWPLKGLVRTILSPSLYQQVRVTFLGEQSGLGLDWRWANSLRRPHPIRRDFGWQAGQPIDRYYTEQHFLPACRADIHGRVLEVGDDRYTRQFGAEKVTVSEVLHLHPDTPGATICADLTKADHIPSDSFDCVILTFTLQFIFDVRAAIRTVARILKPGGVALLVFPGITQISRYDMDNWGEFWRFTSLSARKLFEEVFGPDDVTVTTYGNVLAATASLQGLISSELRRDELDHWDRDYELVIGLRAVKR, from the coding sequence ATGAGTGCGCGTGGAACCCTCGTATCGATCCTCGCATGGCCGCTGAAGGGACTCGTCAGGACGATCCTGAGCCCTTCCCTGTATCAGCAAGTGCGGGTCACATTTCTCGGTGAACAATCGGGGCTGGGACTCGACTGGCGGTGGGCGAATTCTCTGCGCCGCCCGCATCCTATCCGCCGGGACTTCGGTTGGCAGGCGGGGCAACCGATCGATCGGTACTATACCGAACAGCACTTTCTACCGGCCTGTCGCGCGGATATTCACGGCAGAGTGTTGGAGGTCGGAGACGATCGATATACCAGGCAATTCGGTGCGGAAAAAGTCACGGTTTCGGAAGTTCTCCATCTTCATCCCGATACTCCCGGCGCCACGATTTGCGCGGATTTGACCAAGGCGGATCACATACCTTCCGACAGTTTCGATTGCGTCATTCTCACTTTCACCCTGCAATTTATCTTCGATGTACGGGCGGCGATCAGGACTGTGGCACGCATTCTCAAACCCGGGGGCGTCGCCCTGCTGGTGTTTCCCGGTATCACTCAGATCTCCCGCTATGACATGGACAATTGGGGGGAGTTCTGGCGCTTCACCTCTTTATCGGCGCGAAAGCTCTTCGAAGAAGTGTTTGGACCCGACGATGTGACGGTCACCACCTATGGCAATGTCCTCGCCGCGACAGCAAGCTTGCAGGGATTGATCTCCTCAGAATTGCGTCGGGATGAATTGGACCATTGGGACCGGGATTATGAATTGGTGATCGGCCTGCGTGCAGTAAAGCGCTAG
- a CDS encoding response regulator transcription factor, protein MKPRVLIADDHTLVAEGVEKLLEHDFQLCGRVADGRALVRAVEKENPDIALVDIALPLLNGLDACRQIKKSTPEVKLLVLTMHGEQYFVTEAFRAGVSGYVLKQSVAEELVFAIKEVLKGRLYVSPSVAENLVEQALNPAEPGPARATATNDQLSARQREVLQLIAEGQSTKEIASTLNVSIKTVEFHKTRIMKQLGVHSTAELTKHAITIGLIAMPQQPTVPGPHV, encoded by the coding sequence ATGAAACCAAGAGTTCTCATAGCCGATGATCACACGCTCGTTGCTGAAGGTGTCGAAAAACTCCTGGAGCATGACTTCCAGTTATGCGGCCGGGTTGCGGACGGCCGGGCCCTGGTGCGGGCCGTGGAAAAGGAGAATCCGGACATTGCGCTCGTCGACATCGCGCTTCCCCTGCTCAACGGGCTCGATGCCTGCCGCCAGATCAAGAAGTCCACTCCGGAGGTCAAGCTGCTGGTGCTCACCATGCATGGCGAGCAGTATTTCGTCACAGAGGCGTTTCGCGCCGGAGTGTCCGGCTATGTGCTGAAGCAGTCTGTCGCGGAAGAGTTGGTGTTTGCGATCAAGGAAGTGCTGAAAGGGCGACTCTATGTCTCCCCGAGTGTGGCGGAAAATCTGGTCGAGCAGGCGCTGAATCCTGCTGAGCCCGGCCCGGCACGTGCCACGGCAACGAATGACCAGTTGAGTGCACGCCAGCGGGAAGTGCTCCAATTGATCGCAGAGGGGCAGTCCACCAAGGAAATTGCCTCGACTCTCAACGTATCGATCAAGACCGTCGAATTTCACAAAACCCGCATCATGAAACAACTCGGCGTCCACAGCACCGCCGAACTCACCAAACATGCCATCACGATCGGCTTGATCGCGATGCCGCAGCAACCGACGGTCCCCGGGCCTCACGTCTGA
- a CDS encoding response regulator transcription factor, with amino-acid sequence MSKARIVIADDHSIVLEAYRQLLEPEFEVVGTAENGQELLNIAPGLAPDIIMLDISMPTMNGLDVTKQLRAAVPRAKLIFVTMMSEPFYISQAFELGASGYVLKQSASTELLSALNAALKNQRYISPQLSLEVQDAIETPWVKPEGFSSKLTPRQQEVLQLLTKGFSTKEIAATMQVSTKAVEFHKGNITRRLGIRTTAELTRFALSQGLTKLDDQHP; translated from the coding sequence GTGTCAAAAGCACGTATCGTCATCGCCGATGACCACAGCATCGTCTTGGAGGCCTACCGCCAACTTCTCGAGCCAGAATTCGAAGTCGTCGGCACGGCCGAAAACGGTCAAGAGCTTCTGAACATCGCTCCGGGACTGGCTCCCGATATCATCATGCTCGATATCTCCATGCCGACCATGAACGGCCTGGATGTCACGAAACAGCTGCGCGCCGCAGTCCCGCGGGCTAAATTGATTTTTGTCACCATGATGAGCGAGCCGTTTTATATCTCGCAGGCGTTCGAGCTGGGCGCCTCCGGCTATGTGCTGAAGCAGTCGGCGTCCACCGAGCTTTTGTCGGCGCTGAATGCCGCGCTGAAGAATCAGCGGTATATCTCTCCGCAACTCTCCCTTGAGGTGCAGGACGCCATTGAAACGCCGTGGGTGAAGCCGGAAGGATTCTCCTCCAAACTGACGCCGCGTCAGCAGGAGGTGTTACAACTTCTGACAAAGGGGTTTTCCACGAAGGAGATTGCGGCCACGATGCAGGTGTCGACCAAGGCGGTGGAATTCCACAAGGGCAATATCACCCGGCGGCTGGGCATCCGCACGACCGCGGAATTGACGAGGTTCGCCTTGTCACAGGGCCTCACCAAGCTGGACGACCAACATCCCTGA
- a CDS encoding superoxide dismutase — MKKIEPYTARSYDLFGLSGISDHSLAVHFGLYEGYVKAANALRDRLHDMIRDGKVDQEELPAYSELTRRLGFEYNGMILHEYYFGNLRRGGQDRPVDGSPFGQAVERTFGSYERWKTDFCSVGMLRGVGWAICNIDPSTGLLSNHWVSLHEHGNVAGFLPILVMDVWEHAYLLDYQPQERKQYIEAFFSNISWSTVEERLQAACSAVVVPR, encoded by the coding sequence ATGAAGAAGATCGAACCCTATACAGCGAGATCCTACGATCTGTTCGGATTGTCGGGAATTTCAGATCACAGTCTCGCGGTTCACTTCGGGCTGTACGAAGGTTATGTCAAGGCGGCGAATGCCCTTCGAGACCGCCTGCACGACATGATTCGCGACGGAAAGGTTGATCAGGAAGAACTGCCGGCCTATTCGGAGCTGACGCGGCGTCTGGGATTCGAATACAACGGAATGATCCTGCATGAATATTACTTCGGCAACCTCAGACGGGGAGGGCAGGATCGTCCGGTGGACGGGTCGCCGTTCGGCCAGGCTGTCGAGCGGACCTTCGGGAGTTATGAGCGTTGGAAGACGGACTTTTGCAGTGTAGGCATGTTGCGTGGCGTGGGCTGGGCGATCTGCAATATCGATCCCTCCACCGGCCTTCTCTCCAACCATTGGGTTTCCCTGCACGAGCATGGAAATGTTGCCGGCTTCCTGCCGATCCTCGTCATGGATGTGTGGGAACATGCCTACTTGCTGGATTATCAACCGCAGGAACGGAAGCAATATATCGAGGCGTTCTTCAGCAATATCTCTTGGAGTACGGTTGAGGAGCGGCTACAGGCTGCCTGTTCAGCTGTCGTCGTCCCGCGATGA
- a CDS encoding CBS domain-containing protein, with protein sequence MKPESPRTIDEARAKRSRSSVFLESTLDEQLGLLPGESRKVKSAMSSAVTVASPRTSLQEAISMMTSLNVPVIVVYDGRRLVGMITDRDIGLDQRVREAPQDAAISGFMRTSVPFCLEDDLLADSVSVMHGSQSDWLPVLNRYDQLVGVLSVHASSL encoded by the coding sequence ATGAAACCAGAAAGTCCTAGAACAATAGACGAGGCCAGGGCGAAACGGAGTCGATCCAGCGTATTTCTAGAATCCACGCTGGATGAGCAATTGGGGCTGCTCCCGGGGGAGTCTCGGAAGGTGAAGAGCGCGATGAGCTCGGCGGTCACAGTGGCCTCCCCTAGGACCAGTCTGCAAGAGGCGATTTCGATGATGACCTCGCTCAATGTGCCGGTCATCGTAGTATATGACGGCAGACGTTTGGTCGGCATGATCACGGATCGAGATATCGGTTTGGACCAGCGCGTGCGAGAAGCGCCTCAAGACGCTGCCATTTCAGGGTTCATGCGAACGTCTGTGCCGTTCTGTCTGGAAGATGACCTGCTGGCGGACTCTGTCTCGGTGATGCACGGGTCGCAGTCGGACTGGTTACCGGTGCTGAATCGTTACGATCAGCTGGTTGGTGTTCTTTCCGTCCACGCCTCTTCCCTCTAA
- a CDS encoding bacterioferritin, with the protein MKPVKSQVSIIKDVQTIRERARQHIEEGAMTFDYKADRETVIKLLNEALATEIVCVLRYRRHYFTAEGMNAESVKSEFLAHAGEEQAHADQLAERIVQLGGEPNLSPEGLADRSHSEYIEGENLEDMIKEDLVAERIAIESYRDMIAFVGSDDPTTRRLLEEILMKEEEHAEDLVSLLK; encoded by the coding sequence ATGAAACCAGTCAAGTCACAAGTCTCGATCATCAAGGATGTGCAGACAATCAGAGAACGCGCGCGTCAACACATCGAAGAGGGAGCGATGACGTTCGACTACAAAGCCGATCGGGAAACCGTCATCAAATTATTGAATGAGGCGCTGGCCACCGAAATCGTCTGTGTCCTGCGGTACAGGCGGCACTATTTCACGGCAGAGGGTATGAATGCAGAGAGCGTGAAGTCTGAATTTCTGGCCCACGCAGGCGAGGAGCAGGCGCATGCGGATCAATTGGCCGAGCGTATCGTCCAACTGGGCGGCGAGCCGAACCTTTCCCCGGAGGGCTTGGCCGACCGCAGCCATTCCGAATATATCGAGGGTGAGAATCTGGAAGACATGATCAAGGAGGATCTGGTAGCGGAGCGCATCGCGATCGAGAGTTATCGGGACATGATCGCCTTTGTCGGCAGCGATGACCCGACCACGCGCAGGCTGCTCGAAGAGATTCTGATGAAAGAAGAAGAGCATGCCGAAGACCTGGTCAGTCTCCTGAAATGA
- the glgX gene encoding glycogen debranching protein GlgX, translated as MKVWPGRPYPLGATWDGEGVNFALFSENATSVELCLFDGPDASKESHRIRLEERTNQTWHAYLPEGRPGLHYGYRVDGPYEPGAGHRFNPSKLLIDPYAKSIADTIRLSDRMFGYRIGDPEGDLARDDRDNADESPKCVVIDQAFSWGGDHLLRTPWSKTVIYEVHVKGFTARHPDVPEHLRGTYAGLSTPAVIEYLQGLGVTAVELLPVHHAVQDKHLTDQGLTNYWGYNTIGFFAPDMRYALSPVRGRHVREFKTMVKTLHSAGIEVILDVVYNHTAEGNHLGPTLSFRGIDNAAYYRLVGDDPRYYMDYTGCGNSLNVRHPRTLQLIMDSLRYWVLDMHVDGFRFDLASTLARELHEVDRLSAFFDIIHQDPVLSQVKLIAEPWDLGAGGYQVGNFPVGWAEWNGKYRDAIRRYWKGDGGQVAELAYRLSGSSDLYEMSGRRPFASINFITAHDGFSLQDLVSYNEKHNEANGEHNQDGHNDNLSWNCGAEGPTEDRDVLELRRRQKRNMLATLLLSQGVPMLCGGDEIGRTQLGNNNAYCQDNDISWHNWDLSRENRTLLTFVRRLIALRQDHPVFRRRRFFQGRRIHGSDIKDIVWLHSDGKEMDEADWNQGHLRAIGLVLAGDAIEEKDTRGNPIVDDTFVLLFNAHHESIPFVLPACDESTSWVLMLDTCDPKPRRSSAVFKGGESYTIEARSMAILCRESLLGA; from the coding sequence ATGAAGGTATGGCCGGGCCGACCCTATCCGCTGGGAGCCACGTGGGACGGGGAGGGGGTCAATTTCGCTCTCTTTTCGGAGAATGCCACGTCGGTGGAACTGTGCCTGTTCGATGGTCCGGATGCTTCGAAAGAATCCCACCGGATTCGGCTGGAGGAACGGACCAATCAAACCTGGCACGCCTACCTGCCGGAGGGTCGCCCCGGCCTCCATTATGGTTATCGTGTGGATGGGCCCTATGAGCCCGGCGCCGGGCATCGATTCAACCCCTCTAAGCTGCTGATCGATCCCTATGCCAAATCCATCGCCGACACGATCCGATTGTCCGATCGCATGTTCGGATATCGCATCGGCGACCCGGAGGGAGATCTGGCGAGGGATGATCGCGACAATGCCGACGAGAGTCCGAAGTGTGTGGTGATCGATCAAGCATTCAGCTGGGGAGGCGATCATCTGCTCCGCACGCCCTGGTCGAAGACGGTCATCTACGAAGTGCATGTCAAAGGGTTTACCGCTCGTCATCCGGATGTGCCGGAGCATTTGCGAGGCACCTACGCCGGTCTTTCGACCCCGGCCGTCATCGAGTATTTGCAGGGGCTGGGTGTGACGGCCGTGGAGCTTCTGCCGGTACACCATGCGGTGCAGGACAAGCATTTGACCGACCAGGGGCTCACGAACTATTGGGGGTATAACACCATCGGGTTCTTCGCCCCGGACATGCGGTATGCCCTGTCTCCGGTTAGAGGCCGGCATGTGCGTGAATTTAAGACGATGGTCAAGACGTTACACAGCGCCGGCATCGAGGTGATTCTTGACGTGGTCTATAACCACACCGCTGAGGGCAACCATCTCGGGCCGACGCTGTCGTTTCGCGGGATCGACAATGCCGCCTATTACAGGCTGGTGGGCGACGATCCACGTTACTACATGGATTACACCGGCTGTGGAAACAGCCTGAACGTGCGTCATCCGAGAACGCTGCAGTTGATTATGGACAGTTTGCGGTATTGGGTGCTGGACATGCATGTAGACGGGTTCCGGTTCGATCTGGCCTCCACGCTTGCCCGTGAACTGCATGAGGTGGATCGCCTCAGCGCCTTCTTCGATATCATTCACCAGGACCCGGTGCTGTCGCAGGTGAAGCTGATTGCCGAACCCTGGGATCTCGGGGCGGGAGGATACCAGGTCGGCAATTTCCCTGTCGGCTGGGCCGAATGGAACGGGAAGTACCGTGATGCGATCCGCCGGTATTGGAAGGGAGATGGCGGGCAGGTTGCCGAGCTGGCCTATCGGCTTTCCGGCAGCAGCGATCTCTACGAGATGAGCGGGCGACGCCCGTTTGCCAGCATCAACTTCATCACGGCGCATGACGGATTCAGTTTGCAGGATCTTGTGTCCTACAACGAAAAACATAATGAGGCCAACGGTGAGCACAACCAGGATGGCCATAACGACAACTTGAGTTGGAACTGTGGCGCGGAAGGACCGACCGAGGATCGGGACGTGCTGGAACTCCGTCGTCGCCAGAAACGCAACATGTTGGCCACTCTGCTACTCTCGCAGGGGGTGCCGATGTTGTGCGGCGGTGATGAGATCGGCCGGACCCAGCTTGGGAACAACAATGCCTACTGTCAGGACAATGACATCAGTTGGCACAACTGGGACCTCAGCCGGGAGAACCGGACATTGCTGACGTTCGTCCGCCGGCTCATTGCCTTGCGGCAGGATCATCCGGTGTTTCGCCGCCGGCGTTTCTTTCAGGGGCGGCGGATCCACGGTTCGGACATCAAAGACATTGTCTGGCTGCACTCGGACGGTAAAGAAATGGATGAGGCCGATTGGAATCAGGGGCACTTGAGAGCCATCGGCCTCGTCCTCGCCGGCGACGCTATCGAAGAAAAGGATACACGGGGCAACCCCATCGTCGACGACACGTTCGTCTTGCTCTTCAACGCCCACCATGAATCCATTCCATTTGTACTGCCGGCATGCGATGAGAGCACGTCCTGGGTCCTGATGCTGGATACCTGCGATCCAAAACCTCGTCGATCGAGCGCTGTATTCAAGGGCGGCGAGTCATACACCATCGAAGCCCGCTCTATGGCGATCCTTTGCCGGGAATCGCTCCTCGGCGCGTAG
- a CDS encoding CsbD family protein produces MNTDQFKGKWVQFKGEVKKQWGKLTDDDLMQVEGDYDKFVGRVQERYGDKKEEVVKWADDWYTQQGKPGAEARQAPRPR; encoded by the coding sequence ATGAATACCGATCAATTCAAGGGAAAGTGGGTCCAGTTCAAAGGTGAAGTCAAAAAACAGTGGGGTAAGCTCACAGACGATGACCTGATGCAGGTCGAAGGCGATTACGACAAATTCGTCGGGCGCGTCCAGGAACGCTACGGCGACAAGAAGGAAGAAGTCGTGAAGTGGGCCGACGACTGGTACACGCAACAGGGGAAGCCGGGGGCGGAAGCGCGCCAGGCTCCACGTCCGCGCTGA
- a CDS encoding PepSY domain-containing protein: protein MKKIIAMALMSGVLASPAWALFETNKQLASTATVTLEDAVRHALKAVPGKAVEAEIGKEDGRTVYEVEIVDVNNKMQKVYVDAQSGQTKIDH from the coding sequence ATGAAAAAAATTATTGCGATGGCATTGATGTCCGGAGTTCTGGCGAGCCCCGCCTGGGCATTGTTCGAAACCAACAAGCAGTTGGCCTCCACCGCGACCGTCACGCTCGAAGACGCCGTCCGTCACGCGTTGAAAGCGGTGCCGGGTAAGGCAGTCGAAGCGGAGATCGGAAAGGAAGACGGCCGAACCGTCTATGAAGTGGAAATCGTCGACGTCAACAACAAGATGCAGAAGGTGTATGTCGATGCGCAGAGTGGCCAAACGAAAATCGATCACTAG
- a CDS encoding CsbD family protein: MVLTSGVGQAGDRSFGSTKRADGHPGTATVAVNQDQLQGKWKQFKGELKQKWGEFTDDDLLAIEGSVDKLEGKIQERYGDRREDVKRWVDEWFDSHGTQRDQSSS, from the coding sequence ATGGTCCTGACGTCTGGTGTGGGCCAGGCCGGTGACCGGTCCTTCGGCAGCACCAAGCGGGCTGACGGACATCCCGGCACTGCTACCGTGGCAGTCAACCAGGACCAGCTGCAGGGGAAATGGAAACAGTTCAAGGGGGAATTGAAGCAGAAGTGGGGTGAGTTTACCGACGACGATCTCCTGGCAATCGAAGGGAGCGTCGATAAGCTGGAAGGCAAGATCCAGGAGCGGTACGGCGACCGGCGCGAGGATGTGAAGCGCTGGGTCGATGAATGGTTCGACTCCCACGGCACTCAACGAGACCAATCGTCCTCATGA
- a CDS encoding porin family protein, translated as MKKVSPSILMLVLGLTLAVGSIAAPTGAQAADDKGLFEQIDIGLLSIGGRATYVDPKDGSSRWFGGGQVRLHPSRYFAFEGSVDYRRNDIGDTRVHSYPVMVSALIYPLGTTRLAPFLLGGGGWHYTTVKGPGGFDDTQNRFGAHAGGGLQFFFNKHVSIDSTYRYIWLEKIESRDQNIVDKKFQDNGHMVTVGLNFHF; from the coding sequence ATGAAAAAAGTTTCCCCTTCGATACTCATGCTTGTTTTGGGGTTGACGCTCGCAGTCGGAAGTATTGCCGCTCCGACAGGTGCGCAGGCTGCGGACGATAAAGGGCTGTTTGAGCAAATCGATATCGGGCTGCTGTCGATCGGTGGTCGCGCCACCTATGTCGACCCCAAGGACGGGTCGAGTCGCTGGTTCGGAGGCGGGCAGGTGCGGCTCCACCCGTCCCGGTACTTCGCATTTGAGGGTTCGGTGGACTACCGAAGAAATGATATCGGCGACACACGGGTACACAGCTATCCGGTCATGGTGTCGGCGTTGATCTATCCCCTGGGGACCACCAGGCTGGCCCCGTTTCTATTGGGCGGCGGCGGCTGGCACTACACGACGGTCAAAGGGCCGGGCGGGTTTGACGACACGCAGAACCGGTTCGGCGCGCATGCCGGGGGCGGTCTGCAGTTTTTCTTCAATAAGCATGTTTCGATCGATAGCACCTATCGTTACATCTGGCTGGAAAAAATTGAGTCTCGAGACCAGAACATCGTGGACAAGAAGTTCCAGGACAATGGTCACATGGTCACGGTCGGCCTCAACTTCCATTTCTAG
- a CDS encoding DUF1207 domain-containing protein produces MIPPWKVVLLACVTCAFVAAGAAAAESDEYIAGYAAATLEHEFHLSGAVIDVDQGAVTVQVKHLGGEDPAKIVRALEQIPGVVRADVQAGKEPVLSSRGTAARAVTPEAESKFLPRGLLVDPLHADLRWPHFGASYHSLSSGKEFASAFGESFAFYRNAAPFDGQWELGMQAGVFGVFDTEKRSIDLINADYMVGLLASYRADKFSGFFRVRHQSSHLGDEFLLNNAQVARINLSYEEVDLKISYDLTTWLRVYGGVGTIVRKDPSTLGRETSQGGIEFKSPWLFFGGKVRPVVYADFQANARTNWNVAQSIMGGLQFENARIGDRKLQVLAEYFSGPSPDGQLFTQKVEWIGMGVHLWF; encoded by the coding sequence ATGATCCCTCCATGGAAGGTGGTGCTCCTCGCGTGTGTGACCTGCGCGTTCGTTGCGGCGGGCGCGGCGGCCGCCGAGTCCGATGAGTATATCGCGGGCTATGCGGCCGCCACCCTGGAGCATGAGTTTCACCTTTCTGGAGCGGTGATAGACGTTGATCAAGGCGCCGTCACAGTCCAGGTCAAGCATTTGGGAGGGGAGGACCCGGCCAAGATCGTCAGGGCGTTGGAGCAGATACCCGGCGTGGTGCGGGCCGATGTTCAGGCGGGGAAGGAGCCCGTGCTTTCGTCGAGGGGCACCGCAGCGCGGGCGGTGACGCCGGAAGCGGAGTCAAAGTTTCTGCCGCGCGGATTGCTTGTGGATCCGCTGCATGCGGACTTGAGGTGGCCACACTTCGGCGCGTCCTATCACAGTCTTTCGTCCGGGAAAGAATTTGCCAGCGCGTTCGGGGAATCGTTCGCGTTTTACCGGAACGCCGCTCCGTTCGACGGGCAATGGGAATTGGGGATGCAGGCGGGGGTGTTCGGCGTCTTCGATACGGAGAAACGGTCCATCGATTTGATCAATGCCGACTATATGGTCGGGCTATTGGCCAGTTATCGGGCGGACAAATTCTCAGGGTTTTTCCGGGTTCGTCACCAGAGTTCGCATTTAGGCGATGAGTTTCTCCTTAACAATGCCCAGGTCGCCAGAATCAATCTGAGTTATGAAGAGGTCGATCTCAAGATTTCGTATGACCTGACGACGTGGCTGAGGGTCTACGGTGGAGTCGGTACGATCGTCCGAAAGGATCCCAGCACCCTCGGCCGTGAGACGAGCCAGGGTGGAATCGAGTTCAAGAGCCCCTGGTTGTTCTTCGGCGGCAAGGTGCGGCCGGTCGTCTATGCGGATTTTCAAGCCAACGCTCGCACGAATTGGAATGTCGCCCAATCGATTATGGGAGGGTTGCAGTTTGAAAATGCCCGGATCGGCGACAGAAAGCTCCAGGTCTTGGCCGAATACTTTTCCGGCCCCAGTCCGGACGGACAACTGTTCACACAAAAAGTCGAATGGATCGGAATGGGAGTCCATCTCTGGTTCTGA
- a CDS encoding DUF1328 domain-containing protein — MLSWAMTFLVIGLIAGVLGVSGVAGTATYIAYVLFVVFLILAVIGMVMGKRPPAV; from the coding sequence ATGTTGAGCTGGGCTATGACATTTTTAGTCATCGGGCTGATCGCGGGGGTATTAGGAGTGAGCGGTGTGGCGGGGACCGCGACCTACATCGCCTACGTGCTGTTCGTGGTCTTTCTGATTCTGGCGGTGATCGGCATGGTGATGGGCAAGCGCCCTCCCGCTGTCTGA